One Deltaproteobacteria bacterium DNA window includes the following coding sequences:
- the spoVG gene encoding septation regulator SpoVG: MEVTEVKVFPVEEDKLKAYVTITLDDCFVVRDIKVIRGTSGLFVSMPSKKRRDGTYKDVAHPLNSETRRMLEERIIAAYREVVSSDTGQDRDEH; the protein is encoded by the coding sequence GTGGAGGTCACGGAAGTCAAGGTCTTTCCTGTCGAGGAGGATAAGCTCAAGGCTTATGTGACCATCACCCTGGACGATTGCTTCGTGGTTCGTGATATCAAGGTGATTCGCGGGACCTCGGGTCTTTTCGTCTCCATGCCCAGCAAGAAGCGCCGGGACGGGACCTACAAGGATGTGGCGCATCCGCTCAACAGCGAGACCCGCCGGATGCTCGAAGAAAGGATCATTGCCGCGTACAGAGAAGTCGTATCGAGCGATACGGGCCAGGATCGGGACGAACATTAG
- a CDS encoding thiamine pyrophosphate-binding protein, which translates to MAENPGPALIVEGLKEAGVDLVASLPDINLHAVLERVAADPDFVHVPLCREEEGIGICTGGYLVGRKCAMIMQNGGLFNSVNGIVSTLLQYNLPLLLLVYYAGDVGDRSFATNGAMTQPVLSALGVQHFILRDPNEAKALIKRTLVLTQDYKRPVAVLLTKDVLGRRRPGE; encoded by the coding sequence GTGGCCGAGAATCCCGGACCCGCACTGATCGTGGAAGGACTCAAGGAGGCAGGCGTCGACTTGGTGGCGTCCCTTCCGGACATCAACCTGCACGCGGTGCTGGAGCGCGTCGCCGCGGACCCGGACTTCGTTCACGTGCCCCTGTGCCGGGAGGAGGAGGGCATCGGCATCTGCACCGGCGGCTACCTCGTGGGCAGGAAGTGCGCCATGATCATGCAGAACGGCGGCCTGTTCAACAGCGTGAACGGCATCGTCTCCACCCTGCTGCAGTACAACCTGCCGTTGCTGCTGCTGGTGTACTACGCGGGCGACGTGGGCGACCGCTCCTTCGCCACCAACGGCGCCATGACCCAGCCGGTGTTGAGCGCCCTCGGCGTCCAGCACTTCATCCTGCGGGACCCCAACGAGGCCAAGGCGCTGATCAAGCGCACGCTGGTGCTGACGCAGGACTACAAGCGGCCGGTGGCCGTGCTGCTGACCAAGGACGTGCTCGGGCGGCGGCGTCCGGGAGAATAG
- a CDS encoding alcohol dehydrogenase catalytic domain-containing protein, translating to MSDTCRAATLVGAAKIEIREYPVPDIPPDGGLLKVEMGGVCGTDYKYYTGKLNLPMPIILGHEILGRVEKLGARAAEIHGVREGDRVIIKGSIGCGRCADCRRGGDRFCKQRAAYGSRMSCAEPPHLFGGFAEYLYITPTALLTRISDDLPPEAAALVGAVMANGFQWALRHGGVKMGDYVLIQGPGQQGLACTFAASHAGAARIFVTGIGRDKSRLEVAERFGAHRTINVEEENVAEVIREETGGAMCDVAVDVSGNPAAIVTSVDCLRRQGKLVLGGLTGDKTVTPMPMDRLVWGEICVQGAYTGDNDAIDATLRLMENTGFPVEQMVSHIFSLDETEQCIRAVGGEVPEMFPTKALIKP from the coding sequence ATGAGCGACACTTGCCGCGCGGCGACCCTGGTGGGTGCCGCGAAGATCGAGATCCGCGAATACCCGGTGCCGGACATCCCGCCCGACGGAGGCCTTCTGAAGGTGGAGATGGGCGGGGTGTGCGGTACCGACTACAAGTACTACACGGGCAAGCTGAACCTGCCGATGCCCATCATCCTCGGCCACGAGATACTGGGCCGGGTGGAGAAACTCGGTGCCAGGGCGGCCGAGATTCACGGCGTCCGGGAAGGCGACCGCGTGATCATCAAGGGATCCATCGGCTGCGGCCGCTGTGCCGACTGCCGCCGCGGCGGGGACCGCTTCTGCAAGCAGCGCGCGGCCTACGGCTCGAGGATGTCCTGCGCCGAACCGCCGCACCTGTTCGGCGGCTTCGCCGAATATCTGTACATCACGCCCACGGCGCTGTTGACCCGCATCAGCGATGACCTCCCGCCGGAGGCCGCCGCCCTGGTCGGGGCGGTCATGGCCAACGGCTTCCAGTGGGCGCTGCGGCACGGCGGCGTCAAGATGGGCGACTATGTGCTGATTCAGGGACCCGGCCAGCAGGGGCTCGCCTGCACCTTCGCGGCGAGCCATGCCGGCGCCGCGCGCATCTTCGTCACCGGCATCGGGCGCGACAAGAGCCGGCTGGAGGTGGCCGAACGCTTCGGGGCGCACCGCACCATCAATGTCGAGGAGGAGAACGTCGCGGAGGTCATCCGGGAGGAGACCGGCGGCGCCATGTGCGACGTCGCCGTCGACGTCTCCGGCAACCCGGCCGCCATCGTCACGTCGGTCGACTGTCTCCGGCGGCAGGGCAAGCTGGTGCTCGGGGGACTGACGGGAGACAAGACCGTCACCCCCATGCCGATGGACAGGCTCGTGTGGGGCGAGATCTGCGTGCAGGGCGCGTACACCGGGGACAACGACGCCATCGACGCCACCCTCAGGCTGATGGAAAACACCGGCTTCCCCGTGGAGCAGATGGTGAGCCACATCTTCTCGCTGGACGAGACCGAGCAGTGCATTCGCGCGGTGGGGGGTGAGGTGCCCGAGATGTTTCCGACCAAGGCGCTGATCAAGCCGTAG
- a CDS encoding VOC family protein: MAASGLVPEGHEVYLDHVGLFVPDFDASPRRLEELGFSLTPFVAHMASTEPGVAATPSGTGNQCAIFRQGYLEMLGPTVDTPLSRQLRAQLDRYPGWHLIAFAANHPEENHERIGRDGFRPLPLVRLARPVPTDGGEETCRFSVIRVPPEVMPEGRIQIVTHHTPELVWQPRYQHQPNGVVALTGVLVCVDDPREAAERFCRFVGVEALEKSGTWEMGLHEGRVVFIEGGRFRARYPGRELPCTPYIAEVSMRTGDLAAARRCLDQAGIRYEAAGDDAVRVPGAEALGASFLFHESPEGGIL; the protein is encoded by the coding sequence ATGGCAGCAAGCGGACTCGTCCCCGAGGGACATGAGGTTTACCTGGACCACGTGGGGCTCTTCGTCCCCGACTTCGACGCTTCCCCGCGCCGGCTCGAGGAACTGGGTTTTTCGCTGACGCCCTTCGTGGCGCACATGGCCAGCACCGAGCCGGGTGTGGCGGCCACCCCGAGCGGCACCGGCAACCAGTGCGCCATCTTCCGCCAGGGATACCTGGAGATGCTCGGCCCCACCGTGGACACGCCGCTGTCGCGCCAGCTCCGGGCGCAACTCGACCGCTATCCCGGCTGGCATCTGATCGCGTTCGCCGCCAACCATCCCGAGGAGAACCACGAGCGCATCGGCCGGGACGGCTTCCGCCCGCTGCCGCTGGTGCGCCTGGCGCGCCCGGTGCCCACGGACGGCGGCGAGGAGACCTGCCGCTTCTCGGTGATCCGGGTGCCGCCGGAGGTGATGCCCGAGGGGCGCATCCAGATCGTCACGCACCACACGCCGGAGCTGGTGTGGCAGCCGCGCTACCAGCACCAGCCCAACGGCGTCGTGGCGCTCACGGGCGTGCTGGTGTGCGTGGACGACCCGCGGGAGGCGGCCGAACGCTTCTGCCGCTTCGTCGGGGTCGAGGCGCTGGAGAAGAGCGGGACCTGGGAGATGGGGCTCCACGAGGGGCGCGTGGTGTTCATCGAGGGCGGCCGCTTTCGCGCGCGCTACCCCGGCCGCGAGCTTCCGTGCACGCCGTACATCGCGGAGGTGTCCATGCGCACGGGCGACCTGGCGGCGGCGCGACGCTGCCTCGACCAGGCCGGCATCCGTTACGAGGCCGCGGGCGACGACGCCGTCCGGGTGCCGGGAGCCGAGGCCCTGGGCGCGTCCTTTCTGTTCCATGAATCGCCGGAGGGAGGAATCCTTTGA
- a CDS encoding thiamine pyrophosphate-dependent enzyme translates to MKRIDCFKVMAELAGDALVVTGAGANTVEWYACRPGDGNFRVRTMGLVSSIALGMALGLPHRQVIAIDGDGSLLMNLCSLPTIARKNPPNLVHVLVDNEVYEASGEIDTATGAGTDLVAVARGAGIRRASWVNSPDEMRTVFSEALDARDATFIGLKVERARSEVPPYPMDEVENKYRFIRHVEQTEGLSILSAHMPASFLKET, encoded by the coding sequence ATGAAGCGCATCGACTGTTTCAAGGTCATGGCCGAGCTGGCGGGAGACGCCCTGGTGGTCACCGGCGCGGGCGCCAACACCGTCGAGTGGTACGCGTGCCGGCCGGGCGACGGCAACTTCCGCGTGCGCACCATGGGGCTGGTGTCCTCCATCGCCCTGGGCATGGCGCTGGGGCTGCCGCACCGTCAGGTCATCGCCATCGACGGCGACGGCTCGCTGCTCATGAACCTGTGCAGCCTGCCCACCATCGCGCGCAAGAACCCGCCCAACCTGGTCCACGTGCTGGTGGACAACGAGGTGTACGAGGCCTCCGGCGAGATCGATACCGCCACCGGCGCCGGCACCGACCTGGTGGCCGTGGCGCGCGGCGCGGGCATCCGCCGGGCCTCCTGGGTGAATAGTCCGGACGAGATGCGCACGGTCTTTTCCGAGGCCCTGGACGCGCGCGACGCCACCTTCATCGGACTCAAGGTGGAACGGGCGCGCAGCGAGGTGCCGCCGTACCCCATGGACGAGGTGGAGAACAAGTACCGCTTCATCCGCCACGTGGAACAGACCGAGGGGCTGAGCATCCTGAGCGCGCACATGCCCGCCAGCTTCCTGAAGGAAACCTAG
- a CDS encoding amidohydrolase family protein: MNIDCHAHYVPPAALERLRKDGASFGVEVGEETPQGPRLRLGEGRPLSRPILAPATDLPKRVDTVRETRLDRQILSAWMDIVGYMLPVDKAVSWSRMLNESMREALADGDKDGLFRGTATVPLQDGARAADELEFAVKECGLMGAMIGSNIDGANLDDPGLDPFWKTAERLRVPLIIHPLNPLGIERLGKYFLTHVVGLLADTTVGVASLYFSGVLDRFPDLKIILCHGGGFLPYQFGRMTRGREIQPDIQKATALMGRDVLRWFYYDTIVFEPDVLEFLIAEAGADHVLMGSDCPFGIGDPRPLDIIDKIRIDPADKAKILGGNAERLFGDNV, from the coding sequence ATGAACATCGACTGTCACGCTCACTATGTCCCGCCGGCCGCGCTGGAGCGGCTGCGCAAGGACGGCGCCTCCTTCGGCGTGGAGGTGGGGGAGGAGACCCCACAAGGGCCGCGCCTGCGGCTGGGGGAGGGGAGGCCGCTGTCCCGGCCGATCCTGGCGCCGGCCACGGACCTGCCCAAGCGCGTGGACACCGTGCGCGAGACGCGCCTGGACCGGCAGATCCTGTCGGCGTGGATGGACATCGTCGGCTACATGCTGCCGGTGGACAAGGCGGTGAGCTGGAGCCGCATGCTCAACGAGTCCATGCGCGAGGCCCTGGCCGACGGCGACAAGGACGGCCTGTTCCGCGGCACCGCCACCGTGCCGCTGCAGGACGGCGCCCGCGCCGCCGACGAACTGGAGTTCGCGGTCAAGGAGTGCGGTCTCATGGGCGCCATGATCGGCTCCAACATCGACGGCGCCAACCTGGACGATCCGGGGCTGGACCCTTTCTGGAAGACCGCCGAGCGCCTGCGGGTGCCGCTCATCATCCATCCGCTGAACCCGCTGGGCATCGAGCGCCTGGGCAAGTACTTCCTCACCCACGTGGTGGGCCTCCTGGCCGACACCACGGTGGGGGTGGCGTCCCTCTACTTCAGCGGCGTGCTCGACCGCTTCCCGGACCTCAAGATCATCCTGTGCCACGGCGGCGGCTTCCTGCCGTACCAGTTCGGGCGCATGACCCGCGGCCGCGAGATACAGCCGGACATCCAGAAGGCCACCGCGCTCATGGGCCGGGACGTGCTGCGCTGGTTCTACTACGACACCATCGTGTTCGAGCCCGACGTGCTGGAGTTCCTGATCGCCGAGGCGGGTGCCGACCATGTGCTGATGGGAAGCGACTGCCCCTTCGGCATCGGCGACCCGCGGCCGCTGGACATCATCGACAAGATTCGCATCGACCCGGCGGACAAGGCCAAGATCCTGGGCGGCAACGCCGAGCGCCTGTTCGGAGACAACGTATGA
- the ispE gene encoding 4-(cytidine 5'-diphospho)-2-C-methyl-D-erythritol kinase — translation MKLFAPAKINLYLRIEGRRDDGYHLLDTLMAPISLGDEVEVTGSEGAAGSITVRADDPAVPPGEDNTVHRAARAFQDRMDCREPVAVSIRKRIPMGAGLGGGSTDAAAVLRGMNELFDAGLSAEELEALALTVGADVPFFIRGAAARARGIGERLSPAGALPRLWMVVLFPGFPVSTAWAYRNFRFKLTKPSNNNNLIGNLSTPQEVARVMANDLEAVTIGRYPGIAHLKQRLDDKGAIGSLMSGSGSAVFGVFADEARARRAFTGFRGEKDVRAYLAFSLT, via the coding sequence ATGAAACTGTTCGCCCCCGCCAAGATCAACCTCTACCTCCGCATCGAGGGCCGCCGCGACGACGGCTACCACCTGCTGGACACCCTGATGGCGCCCATCAGCCTGGGGGACGAGGTGGAGGTCACCGGCTCCGAGGGTGCGGCGGGTTCCATCACCGTGCGCGCGGACGACCCGGCCGTGCCTCCGGGCGAGGACAACACCGTGCACCGCGCCGCGCGGGCATTCCAGGACCGGATGGACTGTCGCGAGCCCGTCGCCGTGAGCATCCGCAAGCGCATCCCCATGGGAGCCGGGCTAGGCGGCGGCAGCACCGACGCCGCGGCCGTCCTGCGCGGCATGAACGAGTTGTTCGACGCCGGCCTGTCCGCCGAGGAACTCGAGGCGCTGGCGCTCACGGTGGGCGCGGACGTACCCTTCTTCATTCGCGGCGCGGCCGCGCGCGCCCGCGGCATCGGCGAGCGGCTGAGTCCGGCGGGTGCGTTGCCGCGGCTGTGGATGGTCGTGCTTTTCCCCGGCTTCCCCGTCTCCACCGCCTGGGCCTACCGCAACTTCCGGTTCAAGTTGACAAAACCCTCCAACAATAATAACTTGATCGGAAATCTGAGCACTCCCCAGGAAGTGGCTCGGGTCATGGCAAACGACCTTGAAGCGGTAACCATCGGCCGCTATCCGGGCATTGCTCACCTCAAACAGCGGCTCGACGACAAGGGGGCAATCGGCAGTCTCATGAGCGGAAGCGGCTCGGCGGTCTTCGGCGTTTTCGCGGACGAGGCGCGGGCGAGAAGGGCATTCACGGGCTTCAGGGGCGAAAAAGACGTTCGGGCGTATCTGGCTTTTTCGCTGACATAA
- a CDS encoding alcohol dehydrogenase catalytic domain-containing protein, with amino-acid sequence MAETSRAATLLAPNKLEIREYPIPDIPDDGGLLKVEMGGVCGSDVKYYHGRINLPLPIILGHEILGRVAKLGSKAEKIHGVKEGDRVIMKGAIGCGRCSDCRRNAQRFCRNRTNYGGRTTSANPPHLFGGFADYLYLAPDVLMTKISEDLSAEAAALIGSVMANGFQWALRRGGVKMGDYVLIQGPGQQGLACTWASKHAGAAKIFVSGIGRDKPRLELAKKWGADRIINVEEENVVDVIREETDGAMVDVVVDVSGNPKAILASIDCLRRQGTMVLAGLTGDKTITEVHMDKLVWGEIKLQGCFTGDNDAVDATLRLMEATKFPVEEMVSHVFSLEETEKCIQAVGGEIPELFPTKALIQP; translated from the coding sequence ATGGCAGAGACCAGTAGAGCGGCAACCCTGCTTGCCCCGAACAAGCTCGAGATCCGGGAATATCCCATACCCGATATCCCCGACGACGGCGGATTGCTGAAAGTCGAGATGGGCGGCGTGTGCGGCTCGGACGTGAAGTACTATCACGGACGCATCAACCTGCCGCTGCCCATCATCCTGGGCCACGAGATCCTCGGCCGGGTGGCCAAGCTCGGCAGCAAGGCCGAGAAGATCCACGGGGTCAAGGAGGGCGATCGCGTCATCATGAAGGGTGCCATCGGCTGCGGCCGCTGCTCCGACTGCCGGCGCAACGCCCAGCGCTTCTGCCGGAACCGCACCAACTACGGCGGGCGCACGACTTCGGCCAACCCGCCGCACCTGTTCGGCGGCTTCGCGGACTACCTCTACCTGGCCCCCGACGTGCTGATGACCAAGATCAGCGAGGACCTTTCGGCGGAGGCCGCGGCCCTCATCGGCTCGGTCATGGCCAACGGCTTCCAGTGGGCGCTGCGGCGTGGTGGGGTCAAGATGGGCGACTACGTGCTGATCCAGGGCCCCGGACAGCAGGGGCTGGCGTGCACCTGGGCCTCCAAGCACGCGGGCGCGGCCAAGATCTTCGTGTCCGGCATCGGCCGGGACAAGCCGCGGCTGGAGCTGGCGAAGAAGTGGGGCGCGGACCGCATCATCAACGTCGAGGAGGAGAACGTGGTGGACGTCATCCGGGAGGAGACCGACGGCGCCATGGTCGACGTGGTGGTGGACGTGTCGGGCAACCCCAAGGCGATCCTCGCCTCCATCGACTGTCTGCGGCGCCAGGGGACCATGGTCCTGGCCGGGCTTACCGGCGACAAGACCATCACCGAGGTCCACATGGACAAGCTCGTGTGGGGCGAAATCAAGCTCCAGGGCTGCTTCACCGGCGACAACGACGCCGTGGACGCCACCCTGCGCCTCATGGAGGCCACCAAGTTCCCGGTGGAAGAGATGGTGAGCCACGTGTTTTCGCTGGAGGAAACGGAGAAGTGCATCCAGGCGGTGGGCGGCGAGATCCCGGAGCTGTTCCCGACCAAGGCGCTGATCCAGCCCTGA
- a CDS encoding UbiD family decarboxylase, with product MKDLRSFMDRLEGEGPEELLHIRKPVRPEHDVTSLLMDLESSGRFPALYVHEVAGYSMPVITNLHATRRRLAMALDVDGADLVEEYRRREAAPIPPEVVRDGPVKEVVRTGTDVDLGEIPLLTHFDISTAPYVTAGIVVARDPVSGVRNLSFNRAMMVERNRLRMHLAPGMHLRRCQRNAEERGEPLDIAFIIGVHPAFAIGALSLAAFDVDEYDVIGGMMQRPLSLVSCETVSLEVPAHAEMVLEGRILPDVREAEGPFGEFTGHAVGVRDNHVAEITGITLREKPLYQDIFTGHSEQRLMGSIPREAAIFRAVKAVAAGTRAVHMPPSGCCRFHCYIALDKRSDGEVRNAVMAAMATDLYLKLVIVVDGDVDVYNDRDVMWAVANRVQADADTFIIPRCQGSETDPSSGEGGMTAKMVIDATKKRKDFPKRLAVPGEVRERVRLEDYIG from the coding sequence ATGAAGGACCTGCGGTCGTTCATGGACCGGCTGGAGGGCGAGGGCCCCGAGGAACTGCTGCACATCCGCAAGCCGGTGCGGCCCGAGCACGACGTCACCAGCCTGCTCATGGACCTGGAGTCGTCGGGCCGGTTCCCGGCGCTGTACGTGCACGAGGTCGCGGGCTACTCCATGCCCGTGATCACGAACCTGCACGCCACGCGCCGGCGACTGGCCATGGCCCTGGACGTGGACGGCGCCGACCTGGTGGAGGAGTACCGCCGGCGCGAAGCCGCCCCGATCCCGCCGGAGGTGGTGCGGGACGGTCCGGTCAAGGAAGTGGTGCGCACGGGCACGGACGTGGACCTGGGCGAGATTCCGCTCCTGACCCATTTCGACATCAGCACGGCGCCGTACGTGACCGCGGGCATCGTCGTGGCGCGCGACCCCGTGAGCGGCGTGCGCAACCTGAGCTTCAACCGCGCGATGATGGTGGAGCGGAACCGGCTGCGCATGCACCTCGCCCCGGGCATGCACCTGCGCCGTTGCCAGCGCAACGCCGAGGAACGGGGCGAGCCTCTGGACATCGCCTTCATCATCGGCGTACATCCCGCCTTCGCCATCGGCGCGCTGTCGCTGGCGGCCTTCGACGTGGACGAGTACGACGTCATCGGCGGCATGATGCAGCGGCCGCTGTCGCTGGTCTCGTGCGAGACCGTGTCCCTGGAGGTCCCCGCCCACGCGGAGATGGTGCTGGAAGGGCGCATCCTGCCCGACGTGCGCGAGGCGGAGGGGCCGTTCGGCGAATTCACCGGCCATGCCGTCGGCGTACGCGACAATCACGTGGCCGAGATCACCGGCATCACCCTGCGCGAAAAGCCGCTCTACCAGGACATCTTCACGGGGCACTCGGAGCAGCGCCTGATGGGTTCCATCCCGCGGGAGGCCGCGATCTTCCGGGCGGTGAAGGCGGTGGCCGCGGGCACCCGCGCCGTGCACATGCCGCCGTCGGGCTGTTGCCGCTTCCACTGCTACATCGCGCTGGACAAGCGCAGCGACGGCGAGGTGCGCAACGCGGTCATGGCGGCCATGGCCACGGACCTCTACCTCAAGCTCGTCATCGTCGTGGACGGCGACGTGGACGTGTACAACGACCGCGACGTCATGTGGGCGGTGGCCAATCGGGTCCAGGCCGACGCCGACACCTTCATCATCCCCCGTTGCCAGGGGTCCGAGACCGACCCGTCGAGCGGGGAAGGGGGAATGACCGCCAAGATGGTCATCGACGCCACCAAGAAGCGCAAGGACTTTCCCAAGCGGCTGGCCGTGCCCGGCGAGGTGCGCGAACGGGTCCGGCTCGAGGACTACATCGGCTGA
- the gorA gene encoding glutathione-disulfide reductase, whose protein sequence is MADTRYDFDLFTIGAGSGGVRASRMAATYGARVAVAEERYLGGTCVNVGCIPKKLLVYGSHFADDFEDAAGFGWSVGERSFDWPSLIRNKDQEIARLNSIYRNLLQSHGVELFESRARVLDAHTVEVAGRKVTAAHILVATGGWPTVPNVPGKEHAITSNEAFYLPEMPKRIVIVGGGYIAVEFAGIFHGLGVEVIQLYRGALFMRGFDLDVRNTLADEMRKKGIDLRFEADIAAIERNGASLTATLKDGETLKTDAVMFATGRLPNTRGLGMEEAGVELARNGAVVVDDRYQTSVPSIYALGDVTDRVKLTPVAIAEAMILSRMLFKGDVGPMDYRNIPSAVFSQPPVGSVGYTEEAAREHYGEVDVYRSAFRPLKHTLSGRDEKTMMKLIVERASDRVVGCHMVGADAGEIVQGLAVALTCNATKADFDRTIGIHPTAAEEFVTMREPVAGG, encoded by the coding sequence ATGGCGGACACACGCTACGACTTCGATCTCTTCACCATCGGCGCGGGCTCGGGAGGCGTGCGCGCCAGCCGCATGGCGGCCACTTACGGCGCGCGCGTGGCGGTGGCGGAAGAGCGCTACCTGGGTGGCACCTGCGTCAACGTAGGCTGCATCCCGAAGAAGCTCCTGGTCTACGGCTCCCACTTCGCCGACGACTTCGAGGACGCCGCGGGCTTCGGCTGGAGCGTGGGCGAGCGCAGCTTCGACTGGCCGTCGCTGATCCGCAACAAGGACCAGGAGATCGCGCGCCTCAACTCGATCTACCGCAACCTGCTCCAGAGCCACGGCGTCGAATTGTTCGAGTCGCGCGCGCGGGTGCTGGACGCGCACACCGTGGAGGTGGCCGGACGCAAGGTCACCGCCGCCCACATCCTGGTGGCCACCGGCGGTTGGCCCACGGTGCCCAACGTGCCCGGCAAGGAGCACGCCATCACCTCCAACGAAGCCTTCTACCTGCCGGAGATGCCCAAGCGCATCGTCATCGTCGGCGGCGGCTACATCGCGGTGGAATTCGCCGGCATCTTCCACGGCCTGGGCGTGGAGGTGATCCAGCTCTATCGCGGCGCGCTGTTCATGCGCGGCTTCGACCTCGACGTGCGCAACACCCTGGCGGACGAGATGCGCAAGAAGGGCATCGACCTGCGCTTCGAGGCCGACATCGCCGCCATCGAGCGGAACGGAGCCAGCCTGACGGCGACCCTGAAGGACGGAGAGACGCTGAAGACCGACGCGGTGATGTTCGCCACCGGCCGGCTGCCCAACACCCGCGGCCTGGGCATGGAGGAGGCCGGCGTGGAGCTGGCCCGCAACGGCGCGGTGGTGGTCGACGACCGCTACCAGACCAGCGTGCCCTCCATCTACGCCTTGGGCGACGTCACCGATCGGGTCAAGCTCACCCCGGTGGCCATCGCCGAGGCCATGATCCTCTCCCGGATGCTGTTCAAGGGCGACGTCGGACCCATGGACTACCGCAACATTCCCTCCGCGGTGTTCAGCCAGCCGCCGGTGGGCTCGGTAGGCTACACCGAGGAGGCCGCGCGGGAGCACTACGGCGAAGTGGACGTCTACCGCTCCGCCTTCCGGCCGCTCAAGCACACCCTGTCCGGCCGCGACGAGAAGACCATGATGAAGCTCATCGTGGAGCGGGCGAGCGACCGGGTGGTGGGCTGCCACATGGTGGGCGCCGACGCCGGCGAAATCGTTCAGGGACTGGCCGTGGCCCTCACGTGCAACGCCACCAAGGCCGACTTCGACCGCACCATCGGCATTCACCCCACCGCCGCGGAAGAGTTCGTCACCATGCGCGAACCGGTGGCGGGCGGGTAG
- a CDS encoding LLM class flavin-dependent oxidoreductase encodes MKIGIGLPFKTSRDSWPAIEALARKADEGPYSSFAVIDRLAYDNYEPLIMLAALASVTRRVRLMTAVLVGPLRRAGVLAKQAATIDAISGGRLSLGMGVGSREDDSLVAPSGFHDRGRRFNTQLELMRRIWRGEIVNGAQRPVGPEAVRSGGPELLIGGSAPRALDRVGKYADGYVMGGGGLDREGAAGLLQQVNESWQRHGRSGRPRVVASVLAALEPGAEDAIRDAFAGYYGADPARLEARLARANLSTPASIRDAIALHRDLGTDELILKPATLEPDQYERLTDVVADA; translated from the coding sequence GTGAAGATCGGTATCGGGTTGCCATTCAAGACATCCAGGGACAGTTGGCCGGCCATCGAGGCGCTGGCGCGCAAAGCGGACGAAGGACCCTATTCGAGCTTCGCCGTCATCGACCGGCTGGCCTACGACAACTACGAGCCGCTGATCATGCTGGCGGCGCTGGCCTCCGTGACCCGGCGCGTGCGCCTCATGACCGCGGTGCTGGTGGGGCCGCTGCGCCGGGCCGGGGTGCTGGCGAAGCAGGCGGCCACCATCGACGCCATCTCCGGCGGACGGTTGAGCCTGGGCATGGGCGTCGGCAGCCGGGAGGACGACTCGCTGGTGGCGCCCTCGGGGTTCCACGACCGCGGGCGCCGCTTCAACACGCAGCTCGAGTTGATGCGCCGCATCTGGCGCGGGGAGATCGTCAACGGCGCCCAGCGTCCGGTGGGACCGGAGGCGGTGCGGTCGGGCGGTCCCGAGCTGCTCATCGGCGGCAGCGCGCCGCGGGCGCTGGACCGGGTCGGCAAGTACGCCGACGGCTACGTCATGGGCGGCGGCGGGCTCGACCGGGAGGGGGCCGCGGGGTTGCTGCAACAAGTGAACGAATCCTGGCAACGGCACGGCCGGAGCGGCCGCCCGCGCGTCGTGGCATCGGTGCTGGCGGCGCTGGAGCCGGGCGCGGAAGACGCCATCCGCGACGCCTTCGCGGGCTACTACGGCGCCGACCCCGCTCGTCTCGAGGCGCGGCTGGCGCGCGCCAACCTGTCCACGCCCGCGTCCATTCGTGACGCCATCGCGCTGCATCGGGATCTCGGCACCGACGAGTTGATCCTCAAGCCGGCCACCCTGGAGCCGGACCAGTACGAGCGCCTGACCGACGTCGTCGCCGACGCGTGA